In Chloroflexota bacterium, the following proteins share a genomic window:
- a CDS encoding AAA family ATPase — protein sequence MTYRIQRAVVIGSGTMGGGIAAHLANAGVRTVLLDIVPSTLTPEEEAKGLSLQSKAVRNRIVQTGWDRVVKSSPAALMNKKAGELVQLGNLEDDFAVVSEADWVIEVIVEKLEPKQQLMARIDEIRKAGSIISSNTSGIPIHKIAEGRSDDFKKHFLGTHFFNPPRYLKLLEVIPTPDTDQAIIDYICSFGQERLGKGVVIAKDTPNFIANRIGTFGGAYAMKYIVDNGYTIEEVDALTGTLIGNPKSGTFRLGDLVGIDVMVGVAHNLYNLVPNDESRDALLAPAPVQGLLERGWLGQKSGQGFYKTVKGANGKEFWVLDWETGEHRAPREVDLPIIKQAKKQGNLAARLRFLVNQSQDRGGKLIADTLLPSLAYAARRVPEISDHLYDVDNALRWGFAKEMGPFEMWDAIGLADGVKLMQDRDIQVADWVLTLLEKGHTSFYQTVDGAKQAYSPVTGEYEAVPSSALKIDLDELRSAGKEVARNDSASLLDLGDGVLCFEFHSKMNALDSEITEMGFKALELLKDDRWTGMVVGNQGSDFCIGANIFMLMMAAQNDQFDQLEQMLKTSHDLMQGMRFSPKQDQRLHVRGTFEKVASERRVAAMKRVLAGGALIPSLVDYFDPDTKRMPRKSEGIALGDLGEYDLNDSQEEALRTALLFGPLSLLQGPPGTGKTKFIASFVHLLLSRGLAGNVLLVSQSHEAVNNVMDKVFGLVRGSSLDATMVRVGLQSMVSPGLRGIQEDSLRQRYRETFDAEIKERVRSVGLAMGLPQGYVHTATELHATLGSLLQRIDQLTGTEDETDGEGISTKEHIQRLRQVFLDIACNRFDITATGGEDLEALMSSRLDALAHEHGSPSPAKCARLGQIARLSTEFSQVLRSPRSNYTAFLARCSNIVAGTCVGVGKQALGIMDVPYDWVIVDEAARASPMELVVAIGNPLG from the coding sequence ATGACGTACCGCATTCAACGTGCAGTGGTAATTGGCTCAGGCACAATGGGTGGTGGCATCGCCGCTCATCTAGCCAATGCTGGCGTGCGCACCGTGTTGTTGGATATTGTGCCAAGCACGCTCACGCCTGAGGAAGAGGCCAAAGGGCTTTCGTTGCAAAGCAAAGCCGTGCGCAATCGAATTGTGCAAACTGGCTGGGATCGAGTGGTCAAGAGCAGCCCCGCCGCGCTCATGAATAAAAAAGCTGGCGAATTGGTGCAACTTGGCAATCTCGAAGACGATTTCGCAGTTGTCAGCGAAGCCGATTGGGTGATTGAAGTTATTGTTGAAAAACTCGAACCCAAGCAACAACTGATGGCCCGCATCGATGAAATTCGCAAAGCTGGCAGCATTATTTCATCGAACACCAGCGGGATTCCAATTCACAAAATTGCTGAAGGCCGCTCTGACGATTTCAAAAAGCACTTCCTTGGAACCCACTTCTTCAACCCACCCCGCTACCTCAAATTGCTCGAAGTGATTCCAACGCCAGATACCGATCAGGCGATTATTGACTATATTTGCAGTTTTGGCCAAGAACGCTTGGGCAAAGGCGTGGTGATCGCCAAAGATACGCCAAACTTTATCGCCAACCGCATCGGCACATTTGGCGGCGCATATGCCATGAAATATATTGTCGATAACGGCTATACGATTGAAGAAGTTGATGCCTTGACTGGAACCTTGATTGGCAATCCCAAATCGGGAACCTTCCGGCTTGGCGATTTGGTGGGGATTGATGTGATGGTTGGGGTCGCCCACAACCTCTACAATCTCGTGCCCAACGATGAATCACGCGACGCACTGCTGGCTCCAGCTCCAGTCCAAGGCTTGCTAGAACGGGGCTGGCTCGGTCAAAAATCAGGCCAAGGTTTCTATAAAACTGTCAAAGGCGCGAATGGCAAGGAATTTTGGGTGCTCGATTGGGAAACTGGCGAGCATCGCGCCCCACGAGAAGTTGATTTGCCCATCATCAAGCAAGCCAAAAAGCAAGGCAATTTGGCGGCTCGCTTGCGTTTCTTGGTCAACCAAAGCCAAGATCGTGGCGGCAAACTGATTGCCGATACCTTGTTGCCATCGTTGGCTTATGCTGCTCGCCGCGTGCCAGAAATTAGCGATCATCTGTACGATGTCGATAATGCTTTGCGCTGGGGCTTTGCCAAGGAGATGGGGCCATTTGAAATGTGGGATGCGATTGGCCTCGCCGATGGTGTGAAGCTGATGCAAGATCGCGATATTCAGGTGGCCGATTGGGTTTTGACATTACTCGAAAAAGGCCATACCTCGTTCTATCAAACGGTCGATGGCGCGAAACAAGCCTATAGCCCAGTCACTGGCGAATACGAAGCCGTGCCAAGCTCAGCCTTGAAAATCGACCTTGACGAGTTGCGCAGCGCAGGCAAAGAAGTTGCCCGCAACGATTCAGCCAGCCTGCTCGATTTAGGCGATGGCGTGTTGTGCTTCGAATTCCATTCCAAGATGAACGCGCTGGATAGCGAAATCACCGAAATGGGCTTCAAAGCCTTGGAATTGCTCAAAGACGATCGCTGGACAGGTATGGTTGTTGGCAACCAAGGCTCAGATTTCTGCATCGGGGCCAACATCTTTATGTTGATGATGGCTGCCCAAAACGATCAATTCGACCAGCTTGAGCAGATGTTGAAAACCTCACACGACTTGATGCAAGGCATGCGCTTCTCGCCCAAGCAAGACCAGAGGCTGCATGTCCGTGGCACCTTCGAAAAGGTGGCATCCGAGCGGCGGGTAGCAGCAATGAAGCGGGTTTTGGCAGGCGGGGCGCTCATCCCCTCGCTGGTCGACTACTTTGATCCCGACACAAAGCGAATGCCGAGGAAGAGCGAGGGGATCGCACTCGGCGATCTCGGCGAGTACGACTTGAATGATTCGCAAGAGGAAGCACTTCGGACAGCCCTCTTATTCGGCCCTCTTTCCTTGCTGCAGGGGCCACCGGGGACCGGGAAGACGAAGTTTATTGCATCATTTGTCCACCTGCTGCTGTCGCGCGGCCTGGCCGGTAACGTCCTGCTGGTCAGCCAATCGCATGAGGCAGTGAACAATGTGATGGACAAAGTCTTCGGTCTGGTACGCGGCTCCAGTCTCGACGCGACCATGGTGCGCGTCGGCCTGCAGTCGATGGTGTCGCCAGGACTTCGCGGTATTCAGGAGGATTCACTGCGCCAGCGGTATCGCGAGACTTTCGATGCGGAGATCAAGGAGCGGGTGCGCTCCGTGGGCCTCGCCATGGGCCTCCCGCAAGGCTATGTCCACACAGCAACCGAGTTGCACGCCACCTTGGGGTCGCTGCTACAGCGCATTGATCAGCTTACCGGCACCGAGGATGAGACCGACGGCGAGGGCATATCAACGAAGGAGCACATACAGCGCCTTAGGCAGGTGTTTTTGGACATCGCATGCAACCGATTCGACATCACGGCCACGGGGGGTGAAGACCTCGAAGCTCTAATGTCGTCTAGGCTTGACGCGTTGGCCCATGAGCACGGCTCGCCCAGTCCCGCGAAATGTGCGCGTTTGGGGCAGATTGCTCGCCTTTCGACCGAGTTCTCTCAAGTATTGCGGAGCCCGCGATCCAACTACACGGCTTTCCTCGCGCGCTGCTCCAATATAGTAGCCGGGACATGCGTCGGTGTGGGCAAGCAGGCATTGGGCATCATGGACGTTCCCTACGACTGGGTAATCGTCGACGAGGCAGCTCGAGCCTCTCCGATGGAACTCGTGGTCGCCATCGGCAACCCGCTGGGCT
- a CDS encoding DUF4194 domain-containing protein has translation MSLVNFAEEYSQLSSTEQQLFADSVRRLLSDGLIWREDEQDRRIFAWLVRRIDLVRDYLAVAGWELHYAENLYIFHVFHRDGSHRRRFTRETTLWLLLLRLIYAEQYESLNPSLTRYPTTTVSDVYSRYGEFFPGQTIRKKGAFDEALRLFNGLKLVRAPNSKALRANDPDAVIELLPALEVIVPASGIAALAERLAEYQRPNSADEEQE, from the coding sequence ATGAGCTTAGTCAATTTTGCTGAAGAATATAGCCAACTTTCATCAACCGAGCAGCAATTATTTGCCGATAGTGTGCGGCGTTTGCTCAGCGATGGCCTGATTTGGCGCGAAGATGAGCAGGATCGGCGGATTTTTGCTTGGTTAGTACGCCGCATCGATTTAGTTCGCGATTATTTGGCGGTCGCAGGCTGGGAATTGCATTACGCCGAAAATTTATATATTTTCCATGTATTTCATCGTGATGGCAGCCATCGCCGCCGCTTTACCCGTGAAACAACCTTATGGCTGTTATTGCTACGCTTGATCTACGCCGAACAATATGAGTCGCTTAATCCGAGTCTGACGCGCTATCCAACCACCACCGTCAGCGATGTTTATAGCCGCTATGGCGAGTTTTTTCCTGGCCAAACGATTCGCAAAAAAGGTGCATTCGATGAGGCTTTACGCCTATTCAATGGGCTAAAACTCGTGCGTGCTCCCAATAGTAAAGCGCTGCGTGCCAACGACCCTGATGCGGTGATCGAATTATTGCCAGCGCTTGAGGTGATCGTGCCAGCCAGTGGCATCGCCGCCTTGGCCGAACGCCTAGCTGAATATCAACGCCCCAACAGTGCTGACGAGGAGCAAGAATGA
- a CDS encoding MarR family transcriptional regulator — MEAHYHLCFQVGRVARQLISHYNRVLAPLGLTTAQYFVLVAIKPDEAPTMGELSNRTYLDNSTLTPIVDRLERDGWLERMSDPTDRRTTRIQLTSNGLERLPDARQRGDAVENAMREQLGDPLVDLLTDGLRKVARIEL, encoded by the coding sequence GTGGAAGCGCACTATCATTTGTGTTTTCAAGTTGGGCGGGTAGCCCGCCAATTGATCAGCCACTACAATCGAGTGCTGGCTCCGTTGGGGCTGACCACCGCTCAATACTTCGTCCTCGTTGCGATCAAGCCCGATGAAGCCCCAACCATGGGCGAACTTTCCAACCGCACCTATCTCGATAATTCAACTCTAACGCCAATCGTCGATCGCCTTGAGCGTGATGGCTGGCTCGAACGAATGTCCGACCCCACTGATCGGCGCACAACCCGCATCCAATTAACTAGCAATGGCCTCGAACGCTTGCCCGATGCTCGCCAACGTGGCGATGCGGTCGAAAACGCTATGCGTGAGCAATTGGGCGATCCATTGGTCGATTTATTGACCGATGGTTTACGCAAAGTTGCCCGCATCGAACTCTAA
- a CDS encoding DUF5716 family protein: MSLFETVPTTLFRPLASPGAAIYTQVLLALFAATKQQSQPLSRERALSLVEQQLELPNAEALTSDAHEEESELEQNNHASAILRSLRAWGWLRFEQQSDYSSAIILPDYAFRLLQLFEDLATKQRQHLRGMICGIHDVLEKACTGDAPHDRLSNAYEQTLFLTQALKELQHNIGLHIQKVLQTLKTKDVLEHVFGTYRKDIVDQAYHQLRTSDHLSRYRPAILQFLQKIERTNLLELSAQHLVSRGEAASFEVAYNRLTDQIETIRSHFDQLDQLIGVIDLRHSQFVDSAVRNIELFLSASTSTSGQLHRILSQVLPNQSAYEQASSEISEMLSIYEFQLTDQQSLSAPTRAAVPFEIQAESYAPLSESEIAQAQADTLRQLRRSISRDRVRRYALQLLGDAEQRRGSEIELEGVDDLSLIIYLRSYGDGSLGYTVEPIDDGVWVERDGVGFRDFLVRRVSTEQPA, encoded by the coding sequence ATGAGTTTGTTCGAGACCGTTCCTACCACCCTTTTTCGCCCATTAGCTAGCCCTGGCGCTGCAATTTACACCCAGGTTTTGCTAGCGCTGTTTGCTGCCACCAAGCAACAATCGCAACCACTCAGCCGCGAACGGGCATTAAGCTTGGTCGAGCAACAATTAGAGTTACCCAACGCCGAAGCCCTCACTAGCGATGCTCACGAGGAAGAATCCGAGCTTGAACAGAATAATCATGCTTCGGCGATTTTGCGTTCGCTGCGGGCTTGGGGCTGGCTGCGCTTCGAGCAACAAAGCGATTATTCTTCAGCGATCATTTTGCCCGATTATGCGTTTCGGCTGTTGCAACTCTTTGAAGACCTTGCAACTAAGCAGCGCCAACATTTACGCGGCATGATTTGTGGCATTCACGATGTGCTCGAAAAAGCCTGCACTGGCGATGCACCCCACGATCGACTCTCGAACGCCTATGAACAGACGCTTTTTCTGACGCAGGCGCTCAAAGAATTGCAACACAACATTGGTTTGCATATTCAAAAAGTGCTGCAAACTCTCAAAACCAAAGATGTGTTAGAGCATGTGTTTGGTACATATCGCAAAGATATTGTCGATCAAGCCTATCATCAACTGCGCACATCCGACCATCTTTCGCGCTATCGGCCTGCGATTTTGCAGTTTTTGCAGAAAATCGAGCGCACCAATTTGTTGGAGTTATCAGCACAACATTTGGTTAGTCGCGGCGAGGCTGCTAGTTTTGAAGTGGCTTATAACCGATTAACTGACCAAATTGAGACAATTCGCAGCCATTTCGACCAACTTGATCAATTAATTGGCGTGATCGATCTGCGCCATAGCCAATTTGTCGATTCGGCAGTGCGTAATATTGAGTTATTTTTGAGTGCCAGCACCAGCACCAGCGGCCAACTCCACCGCATTTTGAGCCAAGTCTTGCCCAATCAATCAGCCTACGAGCAAGCCAGCTCCGAAATTAGCGAAATGCTGAGTATCTACGAATTTCAATTGACCGATCAGCAATCGTTGAGTGCGCCAACTCGCGCCGCCGTGCCATTTGAAATTCAAGCTGAGAGCTATGCGCCGCTCAGCGAGTCCGAAATTGCGCAAGCGCAGGCCGACACCTTGCGCCAATTGCGCCGTTCAATCAGCCGCGATCGGGTGCGGCGTTATGCTTTGCAATTGTTGGGTGATGCCGAGCAACGGCGCGGCTCGGAAATCGAACTTGAAGGTGTTGACGATTTATCGTTAATTATCTATTTGCGTTCGTATGGTGATGGCTCATTGGGCTACACGGTTGAGCCAATCGACGATGGTGTTTGGGTCGAGCGCGATGGGGTGGGCTTTCGCGATTTCTTGGTGCGGCGGGTTTCAACGGAGCAACCAGCATGA